From Corticium candelabrum chromosome 13, ooCorCand1.1, whole genome shotgun sequence, a single genomic window includes:
- the LOC134189294 gene encoding roundabout homolog 1-like, translating to MVKDGPRHTLRGDNLTISQVIRSDNGTYECILGNERYNISANATLTVEYGPAIVFGPVNVKILKNYNARFQCNVTGQPKPIVQWLHKRRYLSRTLPRYQVEETDGAHSLTIRNVKETDNGRYICSVINIYGIATSSAKLTAVDIPWNVNKTIVYGQNDTLGTKVLGADIFIIQWTKDGNAINYTDNSRITKNTDGTLLITKASFDDSGEYVWTSVFGLDQINQRISVTVRGKMQCKYINHYFSFVPRPVCLFVCPKDVFCVAF from the exons ATGGTAAAAGATGGTCCGCGGCATACGTTACGAGGCGATAACCTCACTATCAGCCAGGTTATACGATCAGACAATGGAACGTATGAGTGCATATTAGGCAACGAGAGGTACAATATCTCAGCGAATGCTACTCTCACTGTTGAAT ATGGACCTGCCATTGTATTTGGCCCTGTAAATGTCAAAATACTGAAAAATTATAATGCAAGATTTCAATGTAACGTTACCGGGCAACCAAAGCCTATTGTACAATGGCTTCACAAGCGTCGATATCTCAGTCGTACTTTGCCTCGGTACCAAGTTGAAGAAACAGATGGAGCTCACTCACTGACTATTAGAAATGTAAAAGAAACAGATAATGGACGATACATCTGCTCTGTTATCAATATATATGGAATTGCAACAAGCTCTGCAAAGTTAACAG CGGTTGATATTCCATGGAATGTTAACAAGACAATTGTTTATGGTCAAAACGATACTTTGGGAACCAAAGTATTAGGAGCAGACATTTTCATAATTCAATGGACTAAAGATGGCAATGCCATAAATTATACGGACAACAGCAGAATAACTAAGAACACTGATGGGACCTTGCTTATCACAAAAGCAAGCTTTGACGATTCTGGTGAATACGTTTGGACATCTGTGTTTGGTTTGGATCAAATTAATCAGCGTATTTCTGTAACAGTAAGAGGTAAAATGCAATGTAAATACATAAATCACTATTTTTCGTTTGTTCCTcgtcctgtttgtctgtttgtttgtccaaaaGATGTATTTTGTGTTGCTTTCTAG
- the LOC134188811 gene encoding complement C2-like isoform X3 yields MMPCLTAEGKYEITVFALNRLGQNGSEPFFLNFQPALFISASCCTLPTLPNGRIIANNASFESTISFSCNVGHTLVGEATAACTANRTWSLSTPTCVKQATAQTMAQIETKVIALTDGGINVALDLIFVMGTSASITRRQFDKSLKPFPITFARHSTVSPLPTNVGAIAFGYNIHVISNLTDRIGDFNLAVSKFVYKNGGGTNTGQALLRAIEMFKISGRSMTYTKRIVILVTDGYRNMGPSIAATVEELKKNAIEVFAFGIGSDVNEVELHALASPPSDRHVFVVRSFRLFRYFTLSIVSRKNEFTLDLQLIKMLSNWSLCMTEPIREQCGVSGFPGFHPRIYGGDKSAYGTLINNRWIVTAAHCIYNERRTSKEIVRVQLGKQYLYLKNPHEQTYTANVSTAIMKRYNPFMLDNDFALLRLDKNVTFNRFVRPICLYQDPIYYQNSSNVHVGRRVIVIGWGRYSSSHLALSPVLREATVTIQNNSQCDRLLGYRKLTDSMLCARGNKEDACYGDSGGPMMCQDVNTNRFFLCGIISFGFSAACVAGHGVYTKLTKFVPSVIIPAVGND; encoded by the exons ATGATGCCTTGTTTAACTGCTGAAGGCAAATATGAAATTACTGTATTTGCATTGAATCGTCTTGGACAAAATGGGTCAGAGCCTTTCTTCCTGAATTTTCAGCCTGCCTTATTTATTAGCG CCAGTTGTTGCACTCTACCGACTTTACCAAATGGAAGAATTATTGCGAATAATGCCAGTTTCGAAAGCACAATCTCATTTTCTTGCAATGTTGGCCACACGTTGGTAGGAGAAGCTACTGCCGCATGCACTGCAAATAGAACTTGGAGTCTATCTACACCTACCTGCGTTAAACAAG CTACCGCTCAAACCATGGCCCAGATCGAAACAAAGGTAATTGCGCTCACCGATGGAGGGATAAACGTTGCGTTAGATCTTATTTTTGTGATGGGCACGTCAGCAAGCATTACTCGACGACAATTTGATAAATCCTTGAAACCGTTTCCAATTACGTTTGCTCGACATTCTACCGTTTCGCCATTGCCTACGAATGTAGGAGCTATTGCATTTGGCTATAACATACACGTTATATCAAATCTGACTGACCGTATTGGCGATTTCAATCTGGCGGTTAGCAAGTTTGTTTATAAGAACGGTGGAGGTACTAATACTGGTCAAGCACTTTTACGTGCAATAGAAATGTTCAAGATATCTGGGAGATCAATGACATATACAAAGCGAATTGTGATTTTAGTAACCGACGGTTACAGGAACATGGGTCCAAGCATTGCGGCTACCGTCGAAGAGTTGAAAAAGAACGCAATAGAAGTATTCGCTTTTGGAATAGGATCGGATGTTAATGAAGTGGAGCTACACGCACTGGCGTCTCCACCTAGTGACAGACACGTCTTCGTGGTCAGATCGTTCCGCTTGTTTCGTTACTTTACGTTAAGCATCGTTTCACGTAAGAACGAATTTACTTTAgatttacaattaattaaaatgttgtCTAACTGGAGCTTGTGCATGACAGAGCCAATAAGAGAACAGTGTGGTGTCTCTGGATTTCCTGGGTTTCATCCTCGAATATATGGAGGAGATAAATCGGCATATG GTACTCTTATTAACAACCGATGGATCGTTACGGCAGCTCATTGTATTTACAACGAACGACGAACTTCTAAAGAAATAGTGAGAGTTCAACTTGGCAAACAATATTTGTATCTAAAAAATCCACACGAACAGACTTACACAGCAAATGTCAGCACAGCAATAATGAAACGATATAATCCATTCATGTTGGACAATGATTTTGCTTTGCTGCGTCTAGACAAAAATGTTACCTTCAACAGGTTTGTTCGACCAATCTGTTTGTATCAGGACCCCATTTACTACCAAAACTCATCAAATGTCCACGTTGGTCGCAGAGTTATTGTTATTGGATGGGGAAGATACAGTTCATCTCACCTTGCATTATCCCCAGTTTTGAGAGAGGCTACAGTTACTATACAAAATAATTCACAGTGCGATCGACTCCTAGGGTACAGAAAGCTTACAGACAGCATGTTATGTGCTCGAGGCAATAAGGAGGATGCTTGTTACGGAGATAGCGGAGGCCCCATGATGTGTCAGGATGTCAATACCAACCGGTTTTTTCTTTGCGGAATAATCAGCTTTGGATTTTCCGCGGCTTGCGTTGCAGGACACGGTGTATACACAAAACTTACTAAGTTTGTGCCTAGCGTCATAATTCCCGCTGTAGGTAATGATTAG
- the LOC134188811 gene encoding transmembrane protease serine 11D-like isoform X1 translates to MMPCLTAEGKYEITVFALNRLGQNGSEPFFLNFQPALFISASCCTLPTLPNGRIIANNASFESTISFSCNVGHTLVGEATAACTANRTWSLSTPTCVKQATAQTMAQIETKVIALTDGGINVALDLIFVMGTSASITRRQFDKSLKPFPITFARHSTVSPLPTNVGAIAFGYNIHVISNLTDRIGDFNLAVSKFVYKNGGGTNTGQALLRAIEMFKISGRSMTYTKRIVILVTDGYRNMGPSIAATVEELKKNAIEVFAFGIGSDVNEVELHALASPPSDRHVFVVRSFRLFRYFTLSIVSRKNEFTLDLQLIKMLSNWSLCMTEPIREQCGVSGFPGFHPRIYGGDKSAYGAWPWMVAIYKLNSSSIWQFSCGGTLINNRWIVTAAHCIYNERRTSKEIVRVQLGKQYLYLKNPHEQTYTANVSTAIMKRYNPFMLDNDFALLRLDKNVTFNRFVRPICLYQDPIYYQNSSNVHVGRRVIVIGWGRYSSSHLALSPVLREATVTIQNNSQCDRLLGYRKLTDSMLCARGNKEDACYGDSGGPMMCQDVNTNRFFLCGIISFGFSAACVAGHGVYTKLTKFVPSVIIPAVGND, encoded by the exons ATGATGCCTTGTTTAACTGCTGAAGGCAAATATGAAATTACTGTATTTGCATTGAATCGTCTTGGACAAAATGGGTCAGAGCCTTTCTTCCTGAATTTTCAGCCTGCCTTATTTATTAGCG CCAGTTGTTGCACTCTACCGACTTTACCAAATGGAAGAATTATTGCGAATAATGCCAGTTTCGAAAGCACAATCTCATTTTCTTGCAATGTTGGCCACACGTTGGTAGGAGAAGCTACTGCCGCATGCACTGCAAATAGAACTTGGAGTCTATCTACACCTACCTGCGTTAAACAAG CTACCGCTCAAACCATGGCCCAGATCGAAACAAAGGTAATTGCGCTCACCGATGGAGGGATAAACGTTGCGTTAGATCTTATTTTTGTGATGGGCACGTCAGCAAGCATTACTCGACGACAATTTGATAAATCCTTGAAACCGTTTCCAATTACGTTTGCTCGACATTCTACCGTTTCGCCATTGCCTACGAATGTAGGAGCTATTGCATTTGGCTATAACATACACGTTATATCAAATCTGACTGACCGTATTGGCGATTTCAATCTGGCGGTTAGCAAGTTTGTTTATAAGAACGGTGGAGGTACTAATACTGGTCAAGCACTTTTACGTGCAATAGAAATGTTCAAGATATCTGGGAGATCAATGACATATACAAAGCGAATTGTGATTTTAGTAACCGACGGTTACAGGAACATGGGTCCAAGCATTGCGGCTACCGTCGAAGAGTTGAAAAAGAACGCAATAGAAGTATTCGCTTTTGGAATAGGATCGGATGTTAATGAAGTGGAGCTACACGCACTGGCGTCTCCACCTAGTGACAGACACGTCTTCGTGGTCAGATCGTTCCGCTTGTTTCGTTACTTTACGTTAAGCATCGTTTCACGTAAGAACGAATTTACTTTAgatttacaattaattaaaatgttgtCTAACTGGAGCTTGTGCATGACAGAGCCAATAAGAGAACAGTGTGGTGTCTCTGGATTTCCTGGGTTTCATCCTCGAATATATGGAGGAGATAAATCGGCATATGGTGCGTGGCCATGGATGGTGGCCATTTATAAATTGAATTCTTCTTCAATTTGGCAATTCTCTTGTGGAGGTACTCTTATTAACAACCGATGGATCGTTACGGCAGCTCATTGTATTTACAACGAACGACGAACTTCTAAAGAAATAGTGAGAGTTCAACTTGGCAAACAATATTTGTATCTAAAAAATCCACACGAACAGACTTACACAGCAAATGTCAGCACAGCAATAATGAAACGATATAATCCATTCATGTTGGACAATGATTTTGCTTTGCTGCGTCTAGACAAAAATGTTACCTTCAACAGGTTTGTTCGACCAATCTGTTTGTATCAGGACCCCATTTACTACCAAAACTCATCAAATGTCCACGTTGGTCGCAGAGTTATTGTTATTGGATGGGGAAGATACAGTTCATCTCACCTTGCATTATCCCCAGTTTTGAGAGAGGCTACAGTTACTATACAAAATAATTCACAGTGCGATCGACTCCTAGGGTACAGAAAGCTTACAGACAGCATGTTATGTGCTCGAGGCAATAAGGAGGATGCTTGTTACGGAGATAGCGGAGGCCCCATGATGTGTCAGGATGTCAATACCAACCGGTTTTTTCTTTGCGGAATAATCAGCTTTGGATTTTCCGCGGCTTGCGTTGCAGGACACGGTGTATACACAAAACTTACTAAGTTTGTGCCTAGCGTCATAATTCCCGCTGTAGGTAATGATTAG
- the LOC134188811 gene encoding transmembrane protease serine 11D-like isoform X2: MMPCLTAEGKYEITVFALNRLGQNGSEPFFLNFQPALFISASCCTLPTLPNGRIIANNASFESTISFSCNVGHTLVGEATAACTANRTWSLSTPTCVKQATAQTMAQIETKVIALTDGGINVALDLIFVMGTSASITRRQFDKSLKPFPITFARHSTVSPLPTNVGAIAFGYNIHVISNLTDRIGDFNLAVSKFVYKNGGGTNTGQALLRAIEMFKISGRSMTYTKRIVILVTDGYRNMGPSIAATVEELKKNAIEVFAFGIGSDVNEVELHALASPPSDRHVFVVRSFRLFRYFTLSIVSQPIREQCGVSGFPGFHPRIYGGDKSAYGAWPWMVAIYKLNSSSIWQFSCGGTLINNRWIVTAAHCIYNERRTSKEIVRVQLGKQYLYLKNPHEQTYTANVSTAIMKRYNPFMLDNDFALLRLDKNVTFNRFVRPICLYQDPIYYQNSSNVHVGRRVIVIGWGRYSSSHLALSPVLREATVTIQNNSQCDRLLGYRKLTDSMLCARGNKEDACYGDSGGPMMCQDVNTNRFFLCGIISFGFSAACVAGHGVYTKLTKFVPSVIIPAVGND; the protein is encoded by the exons ATGATGCCTTGTTTAACTGCTGAAGGCAAATATGAAATTACTGTATTTGCATTGAATCGTCTTGGACAAAATGGGTCAGAGCCTTTCTTCCTGAATTTTCAGCCTGCCTTATTTATTAGCG CCAGTTGTTGCACTCTACCGACTTTACCAAATGGAAGAATTATTGCGAATAATGCCAGTTTCGAAAGCACAATCTCATTTTCTTGCAATGTTGGCCACACGTTGGTAGGAGAAGCTACTGCCGCATGCACTGCAAATAGAACTTGGAGTCTATCTACACCTACCTGCGTTAAACAAG CTACCGCTCAAACCATGGCCCAGATCGAAACAAAGGTAATTGCGCTCACCGATGGAGGGATAAACGTTGCGTTAGATCTTATTTTTGTGATGGGCACGTCAGCAAGCATTACTCGACGACAATTTGATAAATCCTTGAAACCGTTTCCAATTACGTTTGCTCGACATTCTACCGTTTCGCCATTGCCTACGAATGTAGGAGCTATTGCATTTGGCTATAACATACACGTTATATCAAATCTGACTGACCGTATTGGCGATTTCAATCTGGCGGTTAGCAAGTTTGTTTATAAGAACGGTGGAGGTACTAATACTGGTCAAGCACTTTTACGTGCAATAGAAATGTTCAAGATATCTGGGAGATCAATGACATATACAAAGCGAATTGTGATTTTAGTAACCGACGGTTACAGGAACATGGGTCCAAGCATTGCGGCTACCGTCGAAGAGTTGAAAAAGAACGCAATAGAAGTATTCGCTTTTGGAATAGGATCGGATGTTAATGAAGTGGAGCTACACGCACTGGCGTCTCCACCTAGTGACAGACACGTCTTCGTGGTCAGATCGTTCCGCTTGTTTCGTTACTTTACGTTAAGCATCGTTTCAC AGCCAATAAGAGAACAGTGTGGTGTCTCTGGATTTCCTGGGTTTCATCCTCGAATATATGGAGGAGATAAATCGGCATATGGTGCGTGGCCATGGATGGTGGCCATTTATAAATTGAATTCTTCTTCAATTTGGCAATTCTCTTGTGGAGGTACTCTTATTAACAACCGATGGATCGTTACGGCAGCTCATTGTATTTACAACGAACGACGAACTTCTAAAGAAATAGTGAGAGTTCAACTTGGCAAACAATATTTGTATCTAAAAAATCCACACGAACAGACTTACACAGCAAATGTCAGCACAGCAATAATGAAACGATATAATCCATTCATGTTGGACAATGATTTTGCTTTGCTGCGTCTAGACAAAAATGTTACCTTCAACAGGTTTGTTCGACCAATCTGTTTGTATCAGGACCCCATTTACTACCAAAACTCATCAAATGTCCACGTTGGTCGCAGAGTTATTGTTATTGGATGGGGAAGATACAGTTCATCTCACCTTGCATTATCCCCAGTTTTGAGAGAGGCTACAGTTACTATACAAAATAATTCACAGTGCGATCGACTCCTAGGGTACAGAAAGCTTACAGACAGCATGTTATGTGCTCGAGGCAATAAGGAGGATGCTTGTTACGGAGATAGCGGAGGCCCCATGATGTGTCAGGATGTCAATACCAACCGGTTTTTTCTTTGCGGAATAATCAGCTTTGGATTTTCCGCGGCTTGCGTTGCAGGACACGGTGTATACACAAAACTTACTAAGTTTGTGCCTAGCGTCATAATTCCCGCTGTAGGTAATGATTAG